The following coding sequences lie in one Musa acuminata AAA Group cultivar baxijiao chromosome BXJ3-1, Cavendish_Baxijiao_AAA, whole genome shotgun sequence genomic window:
- the LOC135629547 gene encoding multiprotein-bridging factor 1b-like, whose protein sequence is MAGNGPISQDWEPVVLRKKAPTAAAKKDEKAVNAARRSGADIETTRKSNAGTNKAASSSTSLNTRKLDEETENLSHERVSTELKKNIMQARLDKKFTQAQLAQLINEKPQVIQEYESGKAIPNQQIVTKLERVLGVKLRGKK, encoded by the exons ATGGCCGGGAACGGTCCGATCTCGCAGGACTGGGAGCCCGTCGTGCTCCGCAAGAAGGCGCCCACCGCCGCCGCCAAGAAGGACGAGAAGGCCGTCAACGCCGCCCGCCGCAGCGGCGCCGATATCGAGACCACCAGAAAGT CCAATGCTGGCACGAACAAAGCTGCCTCTAGCAGCACTTCTTTGAACACAAGGAAGCTGGACGAGGAAACCGAGAATCTTTCCC ATGAGCGAGTGTCAACTGAACTGAAGAAGAATATCATGCAAGCTCGTCTGGACAAGAAGTTTACACAGGCCCAACTTGCACAG CTGATTAATGAGAAGCCCCAGGTGATTCAAGAATATGAGTCAGGAAAGGCCATTCCGAATCAACAGATAGTTACCAAACTTGAAAGGGTGCTCGGGGTGAAGCTTCGAGGTAAAAAGTAG
- the LOC103988498 gene encoding probable methyltransferase PMT17 isoform X2, whose translation MEGSMAKEHSATSKFHQMESKRRRFAWILCVSGLCILFYAIGSWQSSSGVSYKVGCRSISPGSASAAGLDFQAHHPGGFNRTSLATTDFPACDLKYSEYTPCQDPRRARKFKKMMLKYRERHCPKKNELLHCLIPAPPKYKNPFRWPRSRDYAWYDNIPHRELSIEKAVQNWIQVEDDRFRFPGGGTMFPRGADAYIDDIDALVPLSNGDIRTALDTGCGVASWGAYLLNRDILTMSFAPRDSHEAQVQFALERGVPAIIGVMATERIPYPARAFDMAHCSRCLIPWNKYDGLYLIEVDRVLRPGGYWILSGPPIHWKKYYKGWERTQDDLRQEQYEIEDVAKRLCWKKVVEKGDLAIWQKPINHIECVQSRKVYRTPHICINDNPDSAWKMETCITPLPEVRSPEEVAGGALEKWPERAFAVPPRIRSGSVPGITVQKFHEDNDLWKERLENYKQIVPPLTKGRYRNVMDMNSNLGGFAAALVKYPLWVMNVVPADPARDTLGVIYERGFIGTYHDWCEAFSTYPRTYDLIHADGVFSIYQHRCDISDILLELDRMLRPEGTVILRDTMDVLAKVQSITQRMRWKSQVMDHESGSFNPEKILVAVKTYWTAQLTQQQ comes from the exons ATGGAGG GTTCCATGGCTAAAGAGCACAGCGCAACATCTAAGTTTCATCAGATGGAATCAAAAAGGAGGCGCTTTGCTTGGATTCTTTGTGTGAGCGGCCTCTGCATTCTGTTCTACGCCATAGGTTCTTGGCAAAGCTCCTCCGGTGTGTCCTACAAAGTCGGATGCCGCAGCATCTCCCCCGGTTCCGCTTCTGCCGCCGGCCTTGATTTCCAAGCTCACCACCCGGGCGGCTTCAACCGCACCTCACTTGCGACGACGGACTTCCCAGCTTGTGACTTGAAGTACAGTGAATACACCCCCTGCCAAGACCCGAGGAGGGCGAGAAAGTTCAAGAAGATGATGCTGAAGTACCGAGAGCGGCATTGCCCCAAGAAAAATGAGCTTCTCCACTGCTTAATCCCTGCTCCACCAAAATATAAGAATCCTTTTAGGTGGCCTCGAAGCAGAGACTACGCTTGGTATGACAACATTCCCCACCGGGAGCTCAGCATCGAGAAGGCTGTCCAGAACTGGATTCAGGTTGAGGATGATCGGTTTCGGTTCCCAGGTGGTGGCACGATGTTCCCCCGCGGTGCTGATGCTTACATTGATGATATTGATGCTCTCGTTCCATTGAGTAATGGAGATATCAGAACAGCATTAGACACTGGTTGCGGA GTTGCAAGCTGGGGAGCTTATCTTCTGAATAGGGATATCCTGACAATGTCATTTGCTCCGCGAGATTCGCATGAAGCACAAGTTCAATTTGCACTGGAAAGAGGAGTTCCAGCCATTATAGGTGTCATGGCGACAGAGCGTATTCCATACCCGGCTAGAGCTTTCGACATGGCTCATTGCTCGCGATGTTTGATTCCTTGGAACAAATATG ATGGACTGTATCTAATTGAAGTGGATAGAGTATTGAGGCCGGGTGGCTATTGGATCCTCTCTGGTCCTCCAATCCACTGGAAGAAGTACTACAAAGGATGGGAAAGAACACAAGATGATCTAAGACAGGAACAATATGAAATCGAGGATGTCGCAAAGCGACTTTGCTGGAAGAAGGTGGTCGAGAAGGGTGATCTTGCAATCTGGCAAAAACCTATAAACCACATAGAATGCGTACAAAGTCGGAAAGTTTATAGAACACCACACATCTGCATAAATGACAATCCAGATTCTGCTTG GAAGATGGAGACATGCATAACACCATTGCCAGAAGTGAGGAGCCCTGAAGAAGTTGCCGGTGGAGCCTTGGAAAAATGGCCAGAAAGAGCATTTGCTGTTCCTCCACGAATAAGAAGTGGATCTGTTCCGGGAATTACAGTCCAAAAATTCCATGAGGACAACGACTTATGGAAGGAGCGATTGGAGAACTACAAGCAAATCGTTCCACCTCTTACCAAGGGACGGTACCGAAATGTGATGGACATGAACTCAAACTTGGGGGGTTTTGCAGCTGCACTGGTGAAGTATCCACTCTGGGTGATGAATGTGGTTCCTGCTGATCCAGCAAGAGACACACTTGGTGTGATCTATGAGCGCGGCTTCATCGGCACTTACCATGATTGGTGTGAAGCATTCTCCACTTATCCAAGAACTTATGACTTGATCCATGCAGATGGAGTTTTCAGCATTTATCAGCACAG GTGTGACATATCAGACATACTGTTGGAGTTGGACAGGATGCTGAGGCCAGAAGGAACAGTGATCCTGAGGGACACCATGGATGTTCTGGCGAAGGTCCAGAGCATAACACAAAGAATGAGGTGGAAGAGTCAGGTAATGGATCATGAGAGTGGATCCTTCAACCCAGAGAAGATCCTTGTGGCTGTCAAGACTTACTGGACTGCTCAACTCACCCAGCAACAGTGA
- the LOC103988488 gene encoding protein ENHANCED DISEASE RESISTANCE 2: MAGPDCERDYSWIEKVKSGGSVACLEPENCSNGWATPPGDKFMIRGPNYLSDKVKIPGGGYILKPLGFDWIKGPTKIGNLLSNTNHRVRRAIDDETARGNNPFVWAFNLQIPSKDNYSAIAYFVALEPIQDGILVDKFLKGDDTFRNSRLKLIANIVEGPWIVRTAVGEQAICILGRALSCKYMSESNYFEVDVDIGSSMVANAIVHLAFSYLTTLTVDLAFLIESQTQEELPEQILGAVRFSELNPDSAGLHELSSEVGSGSLQSSLPTRLWKSIGLGLPQLLHLGTQDFSSPISDNANGGLHSEADEKNNEN, encoded by the exons ATGGCTGGTCCTGATTGCGAGAGAGATTATTCATGGATAGAAAAAGTGAAATCTGGAGGTTCAGTTGCTTGCCTTGAACCAGAAAACTGCTCAAATGGTTGGGCCACTCCCCCAGGTGATAAATTCATGATTAGAGGCCCCAACTACCTCTCAGACAAGGTGAAAATACCTGGTGGTGGGTATATTCTAAAGCCTCTTGGATTTGATTGGATAAAAGGCCCCACAAAAATTGGCAACCTATTGAGCAACACAAACCACCGTGTAAGAAGAGCTATTGATGATGAAACTGCAAGAGGTAACAATCCCTTTGTTTGGGCCTTTAATCTACAAATTCCCTCCAAGGATAATTATAGTGCAATTGCATACTTTGTAGCACTTGAACCTATACAGGATGGTATTCTTGTGGACAAATTTTTGAAAGGTGATGACACATTTCGAAATTCTAGGCTTAAACTGATAGCTAATATAGTCGAGGGTCCTTGGATAGTTAGAACTGCTGTTGGCGAACAAGCTATCTGTATACTAGGAAGAGCTCTTTCTTGCAAGTACATGTCTGAATCGAACTACTTTGAGGTAGATGTGGATATTGGATCTTCAATGGTTGCAAATGCGATTGTTCACTTGGCATTTAGTTATCTGACAACACTAACTGTAGATTTAGCATTTCTTATCGAGAGTCAGACTCAAGAGGAACTTCCAGAGCAAATTCTTGGGGCTGTAAGGTTCTCAGAGCTAAATCCAGATTCAGCTGGCCTACATGAGCTGTCATCTGAAGTGGGTTCTGGAAGTCTGCAGTCATCTCTACCTACAAGATTGTGGAAATCAATTGGGCTTGGTTTACCTCAGCTGTTACACCTTGGGACTCAAGACTTCTCTTCCCCTATATCAGATAATGCCAATGGCGGTCTGCACTCAGAAGCTGATGAAAAGAACAATGAAAATTG A
- the LOC103988498 gene encoding probable methyltransferase PMT17 isoform X1 — protein MEGSMAKEHSATSKFHQMESKRRRFAWILCVSGLCILFYAIGSWQSSSGVSYKVGCRSISPGSASAAGLDFQAHHPGGFNRTSLATTDFPACDLKYSEYTPCQDPRRARKFKKMMLKYRERHCPKKNELLHCLIPAPPKYKNPFRWPRSRDYAWYDNIPHRELSIEKAVQNWIQVEDDRFRFPGGGTMFPRGADAYIDDIDALVPLSNGDIRTALDTGCGVASWGAYLLNRDILTMSFAPRDSHEAQVQFALERGVPAIIGVMATERIPYPARAFDMAHCSRCLIPWNKYDGLYLIEVDRVLRPGGYWILSGPPIHWKKYYKGWERTQDDLRQEQYEIEDVAKRLCWKKVVEKGDLAIWQKPINHIECVQSRKVYRTPHICINDNPDSAWYRKMETCITPLPEVRSPEEVAGGALEKWPERAFAVPPRIRSGSVPGITVQKFHEDNDLWKERLENYKQIVPPLTKGRYRNVMDMNSNLGGFAAALVKYPLWVMNVVPADPARDTLGVIYERGFIGTYHDWCEAFSTYPRTYDLIHADGVFSIYQHRCDISDILLELDRMLRPEGTVILRDTMDVLAKVQSITQRMRWKSQVMDHESGSFNPEKILVAVKTYWTAQLTQQQ, from the exons ATGGAGG GTTCCATGGCTAAAGAGCACAGCGCAACATCTAAGTTTCATCAGATGGAATCAAAAAGGAGGCGCTTTGCTTGGATTCTTTGTGTGAGCGGCCTCTGCATTCTGTTCTACGCCATAGGTTCTTGGCAAAGCTCCTCCGGTGTGTCCTACAAAGTCGGATGCCGCAGCATCTCCCCCGGTTCCGCTTCTGCCGCCGGCCTTGATTTCCAAGCTCACCACCCGGGCGGCTTCAACCGCACCTCACTTGCGACGACGGACTTCCCAGCTTGTGACTTGAAGTACAGTGAATACACCCCCTGCCAAGACCCGAGGAGGGCGAGAAAGTTCAAGAAGATGATGCTGAAGTACCGAGAGCGGCATTGCCCCAAGAAAAATGAGCTTCTCCACTGCTTAATCCCTGCTCCACCAAAATATAAGAATCCTTTTAGGTGGCCTCGAAGCAGAGACTACGCTTGGTATGACAACATTCCCCACCGGGAGCTCAGCATCGAGAAGGCTGTCCAGAACTGGATTCAGGTTGAGGATGATCGGTTTCGGTTCCCAGGTGGTGGCACGATGTTCCCCCGCGGTGCTGATGCTTACATTGATGATATTGATGCTCTCGTTCCATTGAGTAATGGAGATATCAGAACAGCATTAGACACTGGTTGCGGA GTTGCAAGCTGGGGAGCTTATCTTCTGAATAGGGATATCCTGACAATGTCATTTGCTCCGCGAGATTCGCATGAAGCACAAGTTCAATTTGCACTGGAAAGAGGAGTTCCAGCCATTATAGGTGTCATGGCGACAGAGCGTATTCCATACCCGGCTAGAGCTTTCGACATGGCTCATTGCTCGCGATGTTTGATTCCTTGGAACAAATATG ATGGACTGTATCTAATTGAAGTGGATAGAGTATTGAGGCCGGGTGGCTATTGGATCCTCTCTGGTCCTCCAATCCACTGGAAGAAGTACTACAAAGGATGGGAAAGAACACAAGATGATCTAAGACAGGAACAATATGAAATCGAGGATGTCGCAAAGCGACTTTGCTGGAAGAAGGTGGTCGAGAAGGGTGATCTTGCAATCTGGCAAAAACCTATAAACCACATAGAATGCGTACAAAGTCGGAAAGTTTATAGAACACCACACATCTGCATAAATGACAATCCAGATTCTGCTTG GTACAGGAAGATGGAGACATGCATAACACCATTGCCAGAAGTGAGGAGCCCTGAAGAAGTTGCCGGTGGAGCCTTGGAAAAATGGCCAGAAAGAGCATTTGCTGTTCCTCCACGAATAAGAAGTGGATCTGTTCCGGGAATTACAGTCCAAAAATTCCATGAGGACAACGACTTATGGAAGGAGCGATTGGAGAACTACAAGCAAATCGTTCCACCTCTTACCAAGGGACGGTACCGAAATGTGATGGACATGAACTCAAACTTGGGGGGTTTTGCAGCTGCACTGGTGAAGTATCCACTCTGGGTGATGAATGTGGTTCCTGCTGATCCAGCAAGAGACACACTTGGTGTGATCTATGAGCGCGGCTTCATCGGCACTTACCATGATTGGTGTGAAGCATTCTCCACTTATCCAAGAACTTATGACTTGATCCATGCAGATGGAGTTTTCAGCATTTATCAGCACAG GTGTGACATATCAGACATACTGTTGGAGTTGGACAGGATGCTGAGGCCAGAAGGAACAGTGATCCTGAGGGACACCATGGATGTTCTGGCGAAGGTCCAGAGCATAACACAAAGAATGAGGTGGAAGAGTCAGGTAATGGATCATGAGAGTGGATCCTTCAACCCAGAGAAGATCCTTGTGGCTGTCAAGACTTACTGGACTGCTCAACTCACCCAGCAACAGTGA
- the LOC103988498 gene encoding probable methyltransferase PMT17 isoform X4 encodes MEGSMAKEHSATSKFHQMESKRRRFAWILCVSGLCILFYAIGSWQSSSGVSYKVGCRSISPGSASAAGLDFQAHHPGGFNRTSLATTDFPACDLKYSEYTPCQDPRRARKFKKMMLKYRERHCPKKNELLHCLIPAPPKYKNPFRWPRSRDYAWYDNIPHRELSIEKAVQNWIQVEDDRFRFPGGGTMFPRGADAYIDDIDALVPLSNGDIRTALDTGCGVASWGAYLLNRDILTMSFAPRDSHEAQVQFALERGVPAIIGVMATERIPYPARAFDMAHCSRCLIPWNKYDGLYLIEVDRVLRPGGYWILSGPPIHWKKYYKGWERTQDDLRQEQYEIEDVAKRLCWKKVVEKGDLAIWQKPINHIECVQSRKVYRTPHICINDNPDSAWYRKMETCITPLPEVRSPEEVAGGALEKWPERAFAVPPRIRSGSVPGITVQKFHEDNDLWKERLENYKQIVPPLTKGRYRNVMDMNSNLGGFAAALVKYPLWVMNVVPADPARDTLGVIYERGFIGTYHDWCEAFSTYPRTYDLIHADGVFSIYQHR; translated from the exons ATGGAGG GTTCCATGGCTAAAGAGCACAGCGCAACATCTAAGTTTCATCAGATGGAATCAAAAAGGAGGCGCTTTGCTTGGATTCTTTGTGTGAGCGGCCTCTGCATTCTGTTCTACGCCATAGGTTCTTGGCAAAGCTCCTCCGGTGTGTCCTACAAAGTCGGATGCCGCAGCATCTCCCCCGGTTCCGCTTCTGCCGCCGGCCTTGATTTCCAAGCTCACCACCCGGGCGGCTTCAACCGCACCTCACTTGCGACGACGGACTTCCCAGCTTGTGACTTGAAGTACAGTGAATACACCCCCTGCCAAGACCCGAGGAGGGCGAGAAAGTTCAAGAAGATGATGCTGAAGTACCGAGAGCGGCATTGCCCCAAGAAAAATGAGCTTCTCCACTGCTTAATCCCTGCTCCACCAAAATATAAGAATCCTTTTAGGTGGCCTCGAAGCAGAGACTACGCTTGGTATGACAACATTCCCCACCGGGAGCTCAGCATCGAGAAGGCTGTCCAGAACTGGATTCAGGTTGAGGATGATCGGTTTCGGTTCCCAGGTGGTGGCACGATGTTCCCCCGCGGTGCTGATGCTTACATTGATGATATTGATGCTCTCGTTCCATTGAGTAATGGAGATATCAGAACAGCATTAGACACTGGTTGCGGA GTTGCAAGCTGGGGAGCTTATCTTCTGAATAGGGATATCCTGACAATGTCATTTGCTCCGCGAGATTCGCATGAAGCACAAGTTCAATTTGCACTGGAAAGAGGAGTTCCAGCCATTATAGGTGTCATGGCGACAGAGCGTATTCCATACCCGGCTAGAGCTTTCGACATGGCTCATTGCTCGCGATGTTTGATTCCTTGGAACAAATATG ATGGACTGTATCTAATTGAAGTGGATAGAGTATTGAGGCCGGGTGGCTATTGGATCCTCTCTGGTCCTCCAATCCACTGGAAGAAGTACTACAAAGGATGGGAAAGAACACAAGATGATCTAAGACAGGAACAATATGAAATCGAGGATGTCGCAAAGCGACTTTGCTGGAAGAAGGTGGTCGAGAAGGGTGATCTTGCAATCTGGCAAAAACCTATAAACCACATAGAATGCGTACAAAGTCGGAAAGTTTATAGAACACCACACATCTGCATAAATGACAATCCAGATTCTGCTTG GTACAGGAAGATGGAGACATGCATAACACCATTGCCAGAAGTGAGGAGCCCTGAAGAAGTTGCCGGTGGAGCCTTGGAAAAATGGCCAGAAAGAGCATTTGCTGTTCCTCCACGAATAAGAAGTGGATCTGTTCCGGGAATTACAGTCCAAAAATTCCATGAGGACAACGACTTATGGAAGGAGCGATTGGAGAACTACAAGCAAATCGTTCCACCTCTTACCAAGGGACGGTACCGAAATGTGATGGACATGAACTCAAACTTGGGGGGTTTTGCAGCTGCACTGGTGAAGTATCCACTCTGGGTGATGAATGTGGTTCCTGCTGATCCAGCAAGAGACACACTTGGTGTGATCTATGAGCGCGGCTTCATCGGCACTTACCATGATTGGTGTGAAGCATTCTCCACTTATCCAAGAACTTATGACTTGATCCATGCAGATGGAGTTTTCAGCATTTATCAGCACAGGTAA
- the LOC135629546 gene encoding trihelix transcription factor ENAP1-like isoform X2 yields MEGREVAPSRPPNPAMPYREDCWSEGETSALVDAWGDRYIELNRGNLRQKDWQEVADSVNSRRGAGRRPPRTDVQCKNRIDTLKKKYKVEKARITSGGAESQWPFFSRLDALIGSASAPAVKKAPASPPLALPLPFHRRGTPLPAAAAVRSAEPREKRQVASEFPVDNPFFRRAAAAAAAAAEDDEDDEEEEVEGSDSLSRSSSKLGRGLKRGREGEGNGIRELAKAITRFAEIYERVEESKQKQMMELEKQRMEFAKALEFQKMQIFVDSQLQLAKIKRVKRSDTDSYM; encoded by the exons ATGGAGGGGAGAGAGGTGGCGCCGTCGAGGCCGCCGAATCCGGCGATGCCGTACCGCGAGGACTGCTGGAGCGAGGGGGAGACGTCGGCCCTGGTGGACGCCTGGGGCGACCGCTACATCGAGCTGAACCGCGGGAACCTCCGGCAGAAGGACTGGCAGGAGGTAGCCGATTCCGTCAACTCCCGCCGGGGTGCCGGCCGCCGCCCGCCCCGCACCGACGTCCAGTGCAAGAACCGGATCGACACCCTCAAGAAGAAGTACAAGGTCGAGAAGGCTCGGATCACCTCCGGCGGTGCGGAGAGCCAGTGGCCCTTCTTCTCCCGCCTCGATGCCCTCATCGGATCCGCCTCGGCCCCTGCCGTAAAGAAAGCCCCCGCCTCGCCGCCTCTCGCCTTGCCGCTCCCTTTCCACCGCAGGGGCACGCCCTTGCCTGCCGCCGCCGCTGTGCGCTCGGCGGAACCGAGGGAGAAACGGCAGGTCGCCAGCGAGTTCCCTGTGGACAACCCGTTCTTTAGACGCGCGGCCGCAGCTGCCGCAGCGGCCGCAGAGGACGACgaggatgatgaggaggaggaggtggagggctCCGATTCGCTCTCAAGGTCATCTTCAAAGCTCGGAAGAGGGCTGAAGAGAGGGAGGGAAGGAGAGGGCAACGGGATTCGGGAACTGGCTAAGGCGATCACGAGGTTTGCAGAGATTTACGAGAGGGTGGAGGAGTCAAAGCAGAAGCAGATGATGGAGCTGGAAAAGCAGCGGATGGAGTTTGCTAAGGCGCTGGAGTTCCAGAAAATGCAGATCTTCGTGGATTCACAACTGCAGCTTGCGAAGATCAAGCGTGTCAAGCGGTCAGACACTG ACAGTTATATGTAG
- the LOC103988498 gene encoding probable methyltransferase PMT17 isoform X3, which yields MAKEHSATSKFHQMESKRRRFAWILCVSGLCILFYAIGSWQSSSGVSYKVGCRSISPGSASAAGLDFQAHHPGGFNRTSLATTDFPACDLKYSEYTPCQDPRRARKFKKMMLKYRERHCPKKNELLHCLIPAPPKYKNPFRWPRSRDYAWYDNIPHRELSIEKAVQNWIQVEDDRFRFPGGGTMFPRGADAYIDDIDALVPLSNGDIRTALDTGCGVASWGAYLLNRDILTMSFAPRDSHEAQVQFALERGVPAIIGVMATERIPYPARAFDMAHCSRCLIPWNKYDGLYLIEVDRVLRPGGYWILSGPPIHWKKYYKGWERTQDDLRQEQYEIEDVAKRLCWKKVVEKGDLAIWQKPINHIECVQSRKVYRTPHICINDNPDSAWYRKMETCITPLPEVRSPEEVAGGALEKWPERAFAVPPRIRSGSVPGITVQKFHEDNDLWKERLENYKQIVPPLTKGRYRNVMDMNSNLGGFAAALVKYPLWVMNVVPADPARDTLGVIYERGFIGTYHDWCEAFSTYPRTYDLIHADGVFSIYQHRCDISDILLELDRMLRPEGTVILRDTMDVLAKVQSITQRMRWKSQVMDHESGSFNPEKILVAVKTYWTAQLTQQQ from the exons ATGGCTAAAGAGCACAGCGCAACATCTAAGTTTCATCAGATGGAATCAAAAAGGAGGCGCTTTGCTTGGATTCTTTGTGTGAGCGGCCTCTGCATTCTGTTCTACGCCATAGGTTCTTGGCAAAGCTCCTCCGGTGTGTCCTACAAAGTCGGATGCCGCAGCATCTCCCCCGGTTCCGCTTCTGCCGCCGGCCTTGATTTCCAAGCTCACCACCCGGGCGGCTTCAACCGCACCTCACTTGCGACGACGGACTTCCCAGCTTGTGACTTGAAGTACAGTGAATACACCCCCTGCCAAGACCCGAGGAGGGCGAGAAAGTTCAAGAAGATGATGCTGAAGTACCGAGAGCGGCATTGCCCCAAGAAAAATGAGCTTCTCCACTGCTTAATCCCTGCTCCACCAAAATATAAGAATCCTTTTAGGTGGCCTCGAAGCAGAGACTACGCTTGGTATGACAACATTCCCCACCGGGAGCTCAGCATCGAGAAGGCTGTCCAGAACTGGATTCAGGTTGAGGATGATCGGTTTCGGTTCCCAGGTGGTGGCACGATGTTCCCCCGCGGTGCTGATGCTTACATTGATGATATTGATGCTCTCGTTCCATTGAGTAATGGAGATATCAGAACAGCATTAGACACTGGTTGCGGA GTTGCAAGCTGGGGAGCTTATCTTCTGAATAGGGATATCCTGACAATGTCATTTGCTCCGCGAGATTCGCATGAAGCACAAGTTCAATTTGCACTGGAAAGAGGAGTTCCAGCCATTATAGGTGTCATGGCGACAGAGCGTATTCCATACCCGGCTAGAGCTTTCGACATGGCTCATTGCTCGCGATGTTTGATTCCTTGGAACAAATATG ATGGACTGTATCTAATTGAAGTGGATAGAGTATTGAGGCCGGGTGGCTATTGGATCCTCTCTGGTCCTCCAATCCACTGGAAGAAGTACTACAAAGGATGGGAAAGAACACAAGATGATCTAAGACAGGAACAATATGAAATCGAGGATGTCGCAAAGCGACTTTGCTGGAAGAAGGTGGTCGAGAAGGGTGATCTTGCAATCTGGCAAAAACCTATAAACCACATAGAATGCGTACAAAGTCGGAAAGTTTATAGAACACCACACATCTGCATAAATGACAATCCAGATTCTGCTTG GTACAGGAAGATGGAGACATGCATAACACCATTGCCAGAAGTGAGGAGCCCTGAAGAAGTTGCCGGTGGAGCCTTGGAAAAATGGCCAGAAAGAGCATTTGCTGTTCCTCCACGAATAAGAAGTGGATCTGTTCCGGGAATTACAGTCCAAAAATTCCATGAGGACAACGACTTATGGAAGGAGCGATTGGAGAACTACAAGCAAATCGTTCCACCTCTTACCAAGGGACGGTACCGAAATGTGATGGACATGAACTCAAACTTGGGGGGTTTTGCAGCTGCACTGGTGAAGTATCCACTCTGGGTGATGAATGTGGTTCCTGCTGATCCAGCAAGAGACACACTTGGTGTGATCTATGAGCGCGGCTTCATCGGCACTTACCATGATTGGTGTGAAGCATTCTCCACTTATCCAAGAACTTATGACTTGATCCATGCAGATGGAGTTTTCAGCATTTATCAGCACAG GTGTGACATATCAGACATACTGTTGGAGTTGGACAGGATGCTGAGGCCAGAAGGAACAGTGATCCTGAGGGACACCATGGATGTTCTGGCGAAGGTCCAGAGCATAACACAAAGAATGAGGTGGAAGAGTCAGGTAATGGATCATGAGAGTGGATCCTTCAACCCAGAGAAGATCCTTGTGGCTGTCAAGACTTACTGGACTGCTCAACTCACCCAGCAACAGTGA
- the LOC135629546 gene encoding trihelix transcription factor ENAP1-like isoform X1 produces the protein MEGREVAPSRPPNPAMPYREDCWSEGETSALVDAWGDRYIELNRGNLRQKDWQEVADSVNSRRGAGRRPPRTDVQCKNRIDTLKKKYKVEKARITSGGAESQWPFFSRLDALIGSASAPAVKKAPASPPLALPLPFHRRGTPLPAAAAVRSAEPREKRQVASEFPVDNPFFRRAAAAAAAAAEDDEDDEEEEVEGSDSLSRSSSKLGRGLKRGREGEGNGIRELAKAITRFAEIYERVEESKQKQMMELEKQRMEFAKALEFQKMQIFVDSQLQLAKIKRVKRSDTVICSMLWFNFISMMQLEGHLTAKYMLCKLTS, from the exons ATGGAGGGGAGAGAGGTGGCGCCGTCGAGGCCGCCGAATCCGGCGATGCCGTACCGCGAGGACTGCTGGAGCGAGGGGGAGACGTCGGCCCTGGTGGACGCCTGGGGCGACCGCTACATCGAGCTGAACCGCGGGAACCTCCGGCAGAAGGACTGGCAGGAGGTAGCCGATTCCGTCAACTCCCGCCGGGGTGCCGGCCGCCGCCCGCCCCGCACCGACGTCCAGTGCAAGAACCGGATCGACACCCTCAAGAAGAAGTACAAGGTCGAGAAGGCTCGGATCACCTCCGGCGGTGCGGAGAGCCAGTGGCCCTTCTTCTCCCGCCTCGATGCCCTCATCGGATCCGCCTCGGCCCCTGCCGTAAAGAAAGCCCCCGCCTCGCCGCCTCTCGCCTTGCCGCTCCCTTTCCACCGCAGGGGCACGCCCTTGCCTGCCGCCGCCGCTGTGCGCTCGGCGGAACCGAGGGAGAAACGGCAGGTCGCCAGCGAGTTCCCTGTGGACAACCCGTTCTTTAGACGCGCGGCCGCAGCTGCCGCAGCGGCCGCAGAGGACGACgaggatgatgaggaggaggaggtggagggctCCGATTCGCTCTCAAGGTCATCTTCAAAGCTCGGAAGAGGGCTGAAGAGAGGGAGGGAAGGAGAGGGCAACGGGATTCGGGAACTGGCTAAGGCGATCACGAGGTTTGCAGAGATTTACGAGAGGGTGGAGGAGTCAAAGCAGAAGCAGATGATGGAGCTGGAAAAGCAGCGGATGGAGTTTGCTAAGGCGCTGGAGTTCCAGAAAATGCAGATCTTCGTGGATTCACAACTGCAGCTTGCGAAGATCAAGCGTGTCAAGCGGTCAGACACTG TTATATGTAGCATGCTCTGGTTCAACTTCATATCGATGATGCAATTGGAGGGCCATTTAACAGCGAAGTATATGCTATGTAAGCTGACATCTTAG